The Mytilus edulis chromosome 12, xbMytEdul2.2, whole genome shotgun sequence genome contains a region encoding:
- the LOC139498628 gene encoding fibril-forming collagen alpha chain-like: MTMDNLVRWLIVLVVGTMVAVNALDLQKPAMINALEDNKEFQSTDKQDLIRQKRAVPVDTMSICQGATMTTLPCDVPDTLHILKAFYGEIDCNSNAMIPIETMSITACGKFVTVAVSDICNNLTICSITVSDTVLNNNDICPTKNLYLEYDCVPPLLIIEGLPGPEGLPGPIGMKGMTGVGDKGNTGKDGMKGLKGMTGPKGETNIISGGTGERGKRGQRGDRSPFRGPKGSKGSRGLSGMKGHKGINGIKGNKGSKGLTGNKGSKGYKGLEGNKGYKGQKGQKGYKGIKGIKGVKGQKGYKGKKGFQGIKGYKGFKGMAGNKGNKGMKGYKGENGQKGNKGFKGMKGYKGQKGIKGYKGNKGQKGYKGLKGQKGYKGNKGMKGYKGYKGHTGYKGDKGDKGMKGYKGHKGYKGNKGEKGNKGLNGQKGSKGSKGMEGLKGYKGHIGTKGYKGQKGLKGYRGQKGYKGLKGQKGYKGHKGMKGIKGYKGQKGNKGYKGSKGYKGFKGQKGQKGGKGFKGQKGLKGYKGQKGYKGHKGMKGYKGFKGQKGLKGYRGQKGLKGNKGQKGFKGYKGMKGIKGNKGHKGQKGYKGQKGYKGFKGQKGNKGFKGLKGNKGYKGIKGYNGGKGQKGFKGNKGSKGLKGYKGHKGGKGNKGHKGYKGKKGTKGNKGYKGKKGNQGKKGQKGYKGQKGYKGIKGIQGHKGEKGVKGYKGMKGLKGYKGQKGLHGQKGQKGFKGYKGQKGNKGHKGQKGYDGLKGIKGNKGYKGQKGIKGNKGQKGYKGQKGTKGYKGNKGHKGYKGEKGQKGYKGSIGQKGYKGFKGQKGNKGNKGQKGYKGIKGMKGYKGNNGQKGQKGYNGFKGEKGQKGFKGQKGYKGLEGFKGHKGNKGQKGYKGQKGEKGYKGIKGMKGVKGYKGTEGHKGQKGLKGYKGYKGQKGNKGGKGINGYKGSKGKKGLKGIKGMKGFKGNKGSKGLKGLKGQQGLKGSKGQKGIKGYKGQKGHKGAKGLKGYKGNNGQKGYKGTKGIKGYKGLKGDKGHKGYKGLKGQKGYKGYKGQKGQKGYKGYKGMKGQKGNKGYKGQKGMKGYKGMKGYKGYKGHKGNKGQKGYKGTKGQKGYKGQKGYKGLKGVKGQRGQRGAKGLKGFKGEKGDKGSEKGIKGKVGRRGKRGPDGALM; the protein is encoded by the exons ATGACCATGGACAACTTGGTGCGGTGGTTGATTGTTTTAGTGGTAGGGACCATGGTCGCTGTAAATGCCTTGG ATTTGCAAAAGCCTGCCATGATTAATGCTTTGGAGGATAACAAAGAATTTCAGTCAACG GACAAACAAGATTTGATCCGCCAGAAAAGGGCTG TTCCTGTGGATACCATGAGTATTTGCCAAGGTGCAACAATGACGACGCTTCCATGTGATGTACCTGATACCCTTCATATACTGAAAGCATTCTACGGAGAGATAGACTGTAACTCTAATGCAATGATACCAATTGAGACTATGTCAATTACAGCATGTGGAAAATTTGTAACTGTCGCCGTGTCAGATATTTGCAATAATCTCACAATATGCTCTATCACTGTATCTGATACCGTGTTAAATAACAACGACATCTGTCCAACTAAAAATCTATATCTTGAATACGATTGTG tgCCTCCATTGCTGATTATTGAAG GACTTCCTGGACCTGAAGGTCTTCCTGGTCCCATAGGAATGAAGGGTATGACAGGCGTAGGTGACAAAGGAAATACGGGAAAAGACGGAATGAAGGGACTGAAGG gaATGACTGGTCCCAAAGGTGAGACAAATATCATCAGCGGCGGGACAGGTGAACGGGGGAAACGGGGACAGAGAGGAGATAGATCGCCATTTAGAGGACCAAAAGGATCGAAAGGATCGAGAGGATTGAGTGGTATGAAAGGTCACAAAGGCATCAACGGTATAAAAGGCAACAAAGGATCTAAAGGACTAACAGGAAACAAAGGGTCGAAAGGATATAAAGGTCTTGAAGGCAATAAAGGATACAAAGGTCAAAAAGGACAAAAAGGATACAAGGGAATAAAAGGCATAAAAGGTGTAAAGGGACAAAAAGGTTACAAAGGAAAGAAAGGTTTTCAAGGGATAAAAGGGTATAAAGGATTTAAAGGAATGGCGGGGAACAAAGGAAATAAAGGTATGAAGGGATACAAAGGAGAAAATGGACAAAAAGGAAATAAAGGTTTTAAAGGAATGAAGGGATATAAAGGACAAAAGGGAATAAAGGGATACAAAGGAAATAAAGGACAGAAAGGATATAAAGGACTTAAAGGACAAAAGGGGTATAAGGGAAACAAAGGCATGAAAGGTTATAAGGGGTACAAAGGACATACAGGATATAAAGGAGACAAGGGTGATAAAGGTATGAAGGGATATAAAGGACATAAAGGATATAAAGGAAATAAAGGTGAGAAAGGTAACAAAGGATTAAATGGTCAAAAAGGTTCCAAAGGATCGAAGGGAATGGAGGGATTAAAGGGATACAAGGGACATATAGGAACTAAAGGATACAAAGGACAAAAAGGACTTAAAGGCTACAGAGGCCAAAAAGGATACAAAGGACTTAAAGGACAGAAAGGTTATAAGGGACATAAAGGAATGAAAGGAATCAAGGGTTACAAAGGGCAGAAGGGTAATAAAGGGTACAAGGGATCGAAAGGGTATAAAGGATTTAAAGGACAGAAAGGACAAAAAGGTGGAAAGGGTTTCAAAGGACAGAAAGGATTAAAGGGATATAAAGGTCAAAAAGGTTACAAAGGTCACAAAGGAATGAAAGGATATAAAGGATTTAAAGGACAGAAAGGTCTTAAAGGATATAGAGGACAAAAAGGATTAAAAGGAAATAAGGGACAGAAAGGATTTAAAGGTTACAAAGGTATGAAAGGAATAAAGGGAAATAAAGGACATAAAGGACAGAAAGGATACAAAGGGCAAAAGGGATATAAAGGATTTAAAGGACAAAAAGGAAACAAAGGATTTAAAGGTCTGAAAGGGAATAAGGGATACAAAGGAATTAAAGGATATAACGGAGGAAAAGGACAGAAAGGATTTAAAGGGAACAAAGGTTCTAAAGGATTGAAAGGATACAAAGGACATAAAGGTGGCAAAGGAAATAAAGGTCATAAAGGGTATAAGGGTAAAAAAGGAACAAAGGGGAATAAAGGTTATAAAGGGAAAAAAGGAAACCAAGGAAAAAAGGGACAAAAGGGTTATAAAGGACAAAAGGGATACAAAGGAATTAAAGGTATACAAGGGCATAAAGGAGAAAAAGGAGTTAAAGGTTACAAAGGTATGAAAGGACTAAAAGGATACAAAGGACAAAAAGGCCTACATGGACAGAAAGGACAGAAAGGGTTCAAAGGTTACAAAGGCCAGAAAGGGAATAAAGGACATAAAGGTCAAAAAGGTTATGATGGATTAAAGGGAATAAAAGGAAATAAAGGATATAAAGGACAGAAAGGAATCAAAGGTAACAAGGGACAAAAGGGATACAAGGGCCAGAAAGGAACAAAAGGATACAAAGGAAATAAAGGACATAAAGGATATAAAGGAGAAAAAGGACAAAAGGGATACAAAGGAAGTATAGGACAGAAAGGATACAAAGGATTCAAAGGTCAAAAAGGGAACAAAGGGAACAAAGGACAAAAAGGATATAAAGGTATTAAAGGAATGAAAGGATACAAAGGAAACAATGGACAGAAAGGCCAGAAAGGATATAACGGATTTAAGGGTGAAAAAGGACAAAAAGGTTTTAAAGGACAAAAAGGTTACAAAGGTTTAGAAggatttaaaggacacaaaggTAACAAAGGACAGAAAGGTTATAAAGGACAAAAGGGAGAAAAGGGGTACAAAGGAATTAAGGGTATGAAAGGTGTAAAGGGATATAAAGGGACAGAGGGGCACAAAGGGCAAAAAGGGCTAAAGGGATATAAAGGATACAAAGGTCAGAAAGGAAATAAAGGAGGTAAAGGAATAAATGGATACAAAGGTAGTAAGGGTAAAAAGGGATTAAAAGGAATCAAGGGAATGAAAGGATTCAAAGGAAACAAAGGAAGTAAAGGATTGAAAGGATTAAAAGGACAACAAGGTTTGAAAGGAAGTAAGGGACAAAAAGGCATTAAAGGATACAAAGGACAAAAAGGACACAAAGGTGCAAAGGGATTGAAGGGATACAAAGGAAATAATGGACAAAAGGGATATAAAGGAACCAAGGGAATTAAAGGATACAAAGGATTGAAAGGAGACAAGGGACACAAAGGTTATAAAGGTCTAAAAGGACAGAAAGGATACAAAGGATATAAAGGACAAAAAGGTCAAAAAGGTTACAAAGGATACAAAGGAATGAAAGGACAGAAAGGAAATAAAGGATACAAAGGACAAAAAGGAATGAAAGGTTATAAAGGAATGAAAGGATACAAAGGTTATAAGGGACATAAAGGAAATAAAGGACAAAAGGGATACAAAGGTACTAAAGGACAAAAAGGCTACAAAGGACAAAAAGGTTATAAAGGATTAAAAGGTGTTAAGGGACAACGAGGTCAACGAGGAGCAAAAGGACTTAAAGGCTTTAAAGGAGAGAAAGGCGACAAAGGATCAGAAAAAGGAATAAAGG